One window of the Candidatus Zixiibacteriota bacterium genome contains the following:
- the hrcA gene encoding Heat-inducible transcription repressor hrcA, whose amino-acid sequence MAFENLSQRELKILQNLIMHYVQTADPVGSRVIANKFRMGLSPATIRNTMQDLEEMGLIRQPHTSAGRIPTDVGYRVFVDMLLRPEPLNETEKAKIKATMGAANQGLDTILSQTSKVLGEITSQLGISVSPRFDEGILTKIDLIPVADGKILVIVAVKSGLARTILLEVESNIEVEELRQIEQILNERLVGLTLGHIRKTLKERLADSGGSPRLIKLFVDSQSPVWSDSREEKLHFVGTDKLITQPEFADRDKLREFVKLLEEQKSLIDYIEAKAIGEGIVITIGSENEMDQIQSCSLVISRYNAGKLSGTIGVIGPTRMPYSKLVSIVEFTARSLTDALSDM is encoded by the coding sequence ATGGCTTTTGAAAACTTAAGTCAGCGTGAGTTAAAAATACTGCAGAACCTGATAATGCATTATGTGCAGACGGCCGATCCGGTCGGGTCGAGGGTGATTGCGAATAAGTTTCGGATGGGGCTGTCGCCCGCGACCATCAGAAACACGATGCAGGATCTGGAGGAAATGGGGCTGATTCGGCAGCCGCATACTTCGGCAGGGCGGATACCGACCGATGTCGGCTATCGGGTTTTTGTGGATATGCTACTTCGTCCCGAGCCGTTGAATGAAACTGAAAAGGCCAAGATCAAGGCGACGATGGGGGCGGCCAACCAGGGGTTAGACACCATCCTGAGTCAGACCAGCAAGGTTTTGGGCGAAATTACCAGCCAACTGGGTATCAGCGTCAGTCCCCGCTTCGATGAAGGGATTTTGACAAAAATCGATTTGATCCCCGTGGCGGATGGGAAAATCCTTGTAATTGTGGCTGTGAAATCGGGACTGGCCCGGACCATTCTGCTCGAAGTGGAGTCGAATATTGAAGTCGAGGAATTGCGGCAAATCGAGCAGATTTTAAACGAGCGGCTGGTCGGGTTAACTCTGGGGCATATCCGCAAAACGCTGAAAGAAAGACTGGCCGACAGCGGCGGGTCGCCGCGCCTGATAAAACTTTTTGTCGATTCCCAATCACCGGTCTGGAGCGATTCGCGGGAGGAGAAACTTCATTTTGTCGGGACCGACAAATTAATCACCCAGCCGGAATTTGCGGATCGGGACAAATTGCGGGAATTCGTGAAACTTCTCGAGGAACAAAAGTCGCTTATCGACTATATAGAAGCCAAGGCAATCGGGGAAGGCATTGTCATCACCATCGGGAGCGAAAATGAAATGGATCAGATTCAAAGTTGTTCTCTGGTGATATCGCGCTACAATGCGGGAAAGTTATCCGGGACCATCGGGGTTATCGGCCCGACCCGGATGCCTTATTCAAAATTAGTTTCCATCGTGGAATTTACGGCGCGTTCTTTGACCGACGCGCTTTCGGATATGTGA
- a CDS encoding exported hypothetical protein (Evidence 5 : Unknown function), giving the protein MKKRIPIILITALLLCFSSGMAVEKKGGGKITPPPDRELTIPDSNAGNQKNKEKKEKGSDKKEYDEFIDRNGNGIDDRAETKREETVDPGKDSAKADPQK; this is encoded by the coding sequence ATGAAAAAGAGAATTCCGATAATCCTGATTACGGCCCTTCTTCTATGCTTCTCATCAGGGATGGCAGTAGAGAAAAAGGGGGGCGGAAAGATAACGCCGCCTCCCGACAGGGAATTGACAATACCCGACAGCAATGCCGGTAACCAGAAGAATAAGGAAAAGAAGGAAAAAGGATCCGACAAGAAAGAGTATGACGAATTTATCGACCGCAACGGTAATGGCATAGACGATCGGGCTGAGACAAAGAGAGAGGAAACGGTCGATCCGGGCAAAGATTCCGCCAAGGCCGATCCGCAGAAATAA
- a CDS encoding hypothetical protein (Evidence 5 : Unknown function) — protein MRVTRSSRRPNGRIISSSREDRKEARPARHMKTVGEPRPSRQNSGRSRAAPNRREITAANRKAHIGKSRSRSNSGAVVKNAGYHSRKSSPASHRVKVPVPVNGVAEKRNGDKIRLTPKC, from the coding sequence ATGAGAGTAACACGCAGCAGCAGACGACCAAACGGCAGAATTATCAGCAGTTCCCGAGAAGACAGGAAAGAAGCACGACCGGCCAGACATATGAAAACCGTGGGCGAACCACGACCCAGCCGACAGAACAGCGGAAGGTCGAGGGCCGCTCCGAACCGCAGAGAAATAACGGCGGCGAATCGCAAGGCACATATCGGGAAAAGCCGCAGCCGCAGCAACAGCGGAGCGGTGGTGAAGAACGCCGGGTATCACAGCCGGAAAAGCAGTCCGGCCAGTCATCGGGTAAAAGTTCCGGTTCCGGTGAACGGGGTGGCGGAGAAAAGAAACGGCGATAAAATCCGGTTGACGCCGAAATGTTGA
- a CDS encoding exported hypothetical protein (Evidence 5 : Unknown function) — translation MKRLTIFSGLLLLAAISLPARADIVPFERNYDYTQSIRTDRYLNAEVWTDDNSYYQGDDIAISFRANNDCYVAIYNLDTRGNVNLLYPTSPQDDGFIRGGKIYRLPERNDNYQLSVQGPVGTEYIQIVASREPLRIPDWFNGSGLVCNDDPEDFIDYVNASYFGCAYNDCPRAFDITSFQVKEWHDYYFRPVYHYNYPDWSYCGSIYIDYPIGATVYIDGIYWGCAPLFIPRIYFGYHWVTIYDHFGYCWESHVDVVRYRSVILDNNIVRTRAGVKSRYREVATRGYLNPVRNGYPEYDKQVRLKETYKESAIRQRDVNIGKETRTYNEGRVTKGQTAVGKERTYESGRTGRTYESTGKTYERPVKRTYESNTQQQTTKRQNYQQFPRRQERSTTGQTYENRGRTTTQPTEQRKVEGRSEPQRNNGGESQGTYREKPQPQQQRSGGEERRVSQPEKQSGQSSGKSSGSGERGGGEKKRR, via the coding sequence ATGAAACGGCTAACCATATTTTCAGGCCTTCTGCTTCTGGCGGCCATAAGTCTTCCCGCCAGAGCGGATATCGTTCCTTTTGAAAGGAATTACGATTATACGCAAAGCATCCGAACCGACCGCTATCTCAATGCGGAAGTCTGGACGGATGACAACTCGTATTACCAGGGGGACGACATAGCAATTTCGTTCCGGGCCAATAACGACTGTTATGTGGCGATATATAATCTCGACACCAGGGGAAATGTCAATCTGCTCTACCCGACATCCCCGCAGGATGACGGCTTTATTCGGGGCGGAAAGATATACCGTCTGCCGGAAAGAAACGACAATTACCAGTTGTCGGTTCAGGGCCCGGTGGGAACGGAATATATTCAGATTGTGGCCTCACGGGAACCGCTTCGCATACCGGATTGGTTCAACGGTTCGGGTCTGGTCTGCAACGATGACCCGGAAGATTTTATCGATTACGTGAACGCCTCTTATTTCGGATGCGCCTACAACGATTGCCCGAGGGCTTTCGATATTACATCATTTCAGGTCAAAGAATGGCACGATTACTATTTCCGGCCGGTATATCATTACAATTATCCCGACTGGAGTTATTGCGGATCGATTTATATCGATTACCCGATCGGCGCCACCGTTTATATCGACGGCATATACTGGGGTTGCGCGCCGCTTTTCATCCCGAGGATATATTTCGGCTATCATTGGGTGACGATATACGATCATTTCGGATACTGCTGGGAGAGCCATGTCGATGTGGTGCGGTATCGCTCGGTCATACTTGATAATAATATTGTCAGGACGCGGGCGGGTGTGAAGTCGCGCTATCGGGAGGTCGCCACCCGGGGGTATCTAAACCCGGTTCGCAACGGCTATCCCGAATATGACAAGCAGGTCCGTCTAAAAGAGACCTACAAGGAATCGGCGATTCGCCAGCGGGATGTGAACATCGGCAAGGAAACCCGAACCTATAATGAAGGGCGGGTAACCAAGGGACAGACCGCGGTCGGAAAAGAGAGAACCTATGAATCGGGACGGACCGGCCGAACCTATGAATCGACCGGCAAGACATACGAGCGTCCGGTAAAGCGGACCTATGAGAGTAACACGCAGCAGCAGACGACCAAACGGCAGAATTATCAGCAGTTCCCGAGAAGACAGGAAAGAAGCACGACCGGCCAGACATATGAAAACCGTGGGCGAACCACGACCCAGCCGACAGAACAGCGGAAGGTCGAGGGCCGCTCCGAACCGCAGAGAAATAACGGCGGCGAATCGCAAGGCACATATCGGGAAAAGCCGCAGCCGCAGCAACAGCGGAGCGGTGGTGAAGAACGCCGGGTATCACAGCCGGAAAAGCAGTCCGGCCAGTCATCGGGTAAAAGTTCCGGTTCCGGTGAACGGGGTGGCGGAGAAAAGAAACGGCGATAA
- a CDS encoding conserved hypothetical protein (Evidence 4 : Unknown function but conserved in other organisms) translates to MKKAILIIVGILSLVIIGCEKTTTKYVEIDTAPPAPQGVYSITGDQAVYLYWLPVRVSDLAGYRVYWSSNDTDFYFLADVGPNSEEYVDSDVQNGTTYFYAVTAYDQNNHESELSHESVFDTPRPEGTGLVLADANNFPNSSGYDFSSGLIVPFDNANADFYIDYYSANDVFYLDAGNTSTDLQDMGYTDTFDDISYSPSSGWSNIGWAELILGHTYIIWTSDNHYAKLRVTAISKPNTVRFDWGYQTATGNPELARPQHETGYLRELKGIIIK, encoded by the coding sequence ATGAAAAAAGCAATACTGATAATCGTTGGGATCCTGAGCCTGGTAATAATCGGGTGCGAAAAAACGACAACCAAATATGTCGAAATTGATACTGCGCCGCCGGCACCGCAGGGAGTATATTCCATAACCGGCGATCAGGCCGTTTATTTGTACTGGCTGCCGGTGCGGGTTTCGGATCTGGCCGGTTACCGGGTGTACTGGAGTTCCAACGACACCGATTTTTATTTTCTGGCGGATGTGGGACCTAATTCCGAGGAATATGTCGACAGCGACGTGCAAAACGGCACGACCTATTTTTACGCGGTGACGGCATACGATCAGAATAATCATGAATCGGAGTTGTCACACGAATCGGTATTCGATACGCCGCGTCCGGAAGGAACCGGCCTGGTGCTGGCCGACGCCAACAATTTTCCGAATAGTTCCGGATATGATTTTTCCAGCGGGTTGATTGTCCCGTTCGACAACGCCAACGCCGATTTCTATATAGATTATTATTCGGCGAACGATGTTTTTTATCTCGACGCGGGCAATACGAGTACGGATCTCCAGGATATGGGCTATACCGATACTTTCGATGATATTTCCTATTCGCCGTCGAGCGGCTGGTCGAATATCGGCTGGGCGGAACTGATCCTCGGTCATACCTACATTATCTGGACGAGTGACAATCACTACGCCAAATTGCGCGTGACGGCGATTTCCAAGCCGAATACGGTTCGTTTCGACTGGGGTTATCAGACGGCCACGGGTAACCCGGAATTGGCTCGTCCTCAGCACGAGACCGGTTATTTGAGAGAACTTAAGGGAATTATTATAAAGTAA
- a CDS encoding hypothetical protein (Evidence 5 : Unknown function), which translates to MCFEPRLWGSPVAYLIVNQDSNYIGTGFVLQDNGIKEKEIGYEKSNTDNRWDPEPGNNRVRKNDNQICRN; encoded by the coding sequence TTGTGCTTCGAACCGCGCTTGTGGGGCTCTCCTGTGGCGTATCTAATTGTAAATCAAGACAGTAACTATATTGGCACGGGTTTTGTTTTACAGGATAACGGAATAAAAGAAAAGGAGATTGGATATGAAAAAAGCAATACTGATAATCGTTGGGATCCTGAGCCTGGTAATAATCGGGTGCGAAAAAACGACAACCAAATATGTCGAAATTGA
- the zraR gene encoding Transcriptional regulatory protein ZraR: MKNIKLLLVDDEAAQREMLAGYLAKNGFEPRQAASGEEALQIYSSFFSPLAVVDMKMPGMSGIELIGRLREMNPFIQIIVLTAFGSVETAVAAMKQGAFHYQIKPVELEELLLNLNKAAEQHRLVLEHKLLNDTVSERFGSGEIIGESTAIQKALELINLAAPGDTTVLITGASGTGKELAARAVHSLSPRKENRFVAVNCAAIPENLLESELFGYERGAFTGAEKRKLGRFEIADGGTIFLDEIGDMPLTMQAKLLRVIEERKIERLGGEEAVTLDVRLIAATNKDLEQMIKEGKFRDDLYYRLNVITIHMPSLMERPGDILILADRFLKDFCRKLGKNISGIDSSAASALVSYNWPGNVRELQNVIERAVVLAREEIITARELPGLAANLEGEIAGGEKLADVEKYHIKKVLDRLEWNIGKSAEVLGIHRNTLRMKIKEYNLSESS; the protein is encoded by the coding sequence ATGAAAAATATAAAATTGCTCCTGGTCGATGATGAGGCCGCGCAGAGGGAGATGCTGGCCGGGTATCTGGCGAAGAATGGTTTCGAGCCGCGGCAGGCGGCATCCGGCGAAGAAGCGCTTCAAATTTATTCGTCATTTTTCTCCCCGCTGGCGGTGGTCGATATGAAGATGCCGGGGATGAGCGGGATTGAATTAATCGGACGGCTCCGGGAGATGAATCCTTTCATTCAGATCATAGTCTTGACGGCGTTCGGGTCGGTCGAGACGGCGGTTGCGGCGATGAAGCAGGGGGCGTTCCATTATCAGATCAAGCCGGTGGAATTGGAGGAACTGCTTTTAAATTTGAATAAGGCGGCCGAGCAGCATCGCCTGGTGCTGGAGCACAAACTTCTCAACGATACGGTCAGCGAAAGATTCGGGTCGGGAGAAATAATCGGGGAATCGACGGCCATTCAAAAGGCGCTGGAACTGATCAATCTGGCGGCGCCGGGGGATACGACGGTTTTAATAACGGGGGCGTCGGGGACCGGCAAGGAACTGGCGGCGCGGGCGGTGCATTCATTATCACCCCGGAAAGAGAACCGATTTGTGGCGGTCAATTGTGCGGCCATACCGGAAAATCTTCTCGAATCGGAACTGTTCGGGTATGAGCGGGGAGCGTTTACCGGGGCGGAGAAGCGCAAACTGGGGCGGTTCGAAATCGCCGACGGGGGCACGATTTTTCTGGACGAAATCGGCGATATGCCGCTGACGATGCAGGCGAAACTTTTGCGGGTAATCGAAGAGCGAAAGATCGAGCGGCTGGGAGGCGAGGAGGCGGTGACACTCGACGTGCGTCTGATTGCCGCGACCAACAAGGACCTGGAGCAGATGATTAAGGAAGGGAAGTTCCGCGACGATTTGTACTATCGGCTCAATGTCATCACGATTCATATGCCATCGCTCATGGAGCGCCCGGGCGACATCCTTATTCTGGCCGACAGATTTTTGAAGGATTTCTGCCGCAAACTGGGGAAGAATATTTCGGGGATAGACTCGAGCGCGGCCTCGGCGCTGGTATCATACAACTGGCCGGGAAATGTGCGGGAACTTCAAAATGTGATAGAAAGAGCGGTGGTCCTGGCCAGAGAGGAAATAATTACAGCCCGGGAATTGCCGGGACTGGCGGCGAACCTAGAAGGAGAAATCGCGGGGGGCGAGAAACTGGCGGACGTTGAAAAATATCATATCAAGAAAGTTCTGGACCGGCTTGAGTGGAATATAGGAAAATCGGCGGAAGTTCTTGGAATTCATCGCAATACGTTGCGGATGAAGATCAAGGAATATAATCTTTCCGAGTCATCTTAA